In Trichomycterus rosablanca isolate fTriRos1 chromosome 5, fTriRos1.hap1, whole genome shotgun sequence, the sequence ATACCCTTCCTTGAATATAAACACTatgtaaacatggcataaaactaaataaagaaataacttGGCATCTTAGAGTTTAGTGTTTTTTCTTTGCAGACTTGATgtttgtttgcatgttttttttttaattccttCCCAAACcaaatttttttctgtttcgcacttaaatgttttgaaatgttatataatttaaactaaaagctGCTAGCATGCTTTTTCAGATGTGTTGATGTGTGTACGCATTCTTGTTTTCCTCCTCAGATGCCGACGAGATCGATGTAGTGACCGTCGAGAACCGGTTGAAGAAGCAGACTCGTACACCCATCACCATTGCTGTTAGCGCAGATCCACATGGCCCCTGCAAAAAATACTTCCACATCTCGCTGCACCGACAGCAGCACAACTACGCTGCTCCATCTCCTGATTCTGACATGGAACACGAGGAACAAGGCGAAGATCTGCTCAACAAACAAGCCCGACTTGACGCTTCCTTGTTATCagctccatcatcatcatcctcctctCCAGCCAGCTCGGACTCTGAGGACTCCAACGAACATCGCAGGAACTTTCTGGAGAGGAAGAGGAGGGACAATCTTCGCTCTCGCTTTCAGTTACTTAGAAATGAAATCCCAGGCCTTTCGGACACAGCTAAAAGCTCAAAGGTGGCTATTTTGACCCGGGCAACGGAATATCTGCTGCAGCTTCAGGTGAAAGAGAGACGCCAAGCTCAGGAGAGGAAGAAACTCCGTGCCAAGAGGCAACAGCTACTGCGCAAAATCAGCTTGCTTAAAAAATGCTGAATCTGTGCTGATCTGACTCTCCTAAATACCACGGTGTAAAAAATGCCTGTGTTGTGAAATGAAGCAAGCTACTTCGACTCTTCACACTAACCAAACACAAATCAGGGTCCAATTACTAATGAACAGAATTAAGGTTGGACGTAAATCAGAacattaaagctgcagtgtgtAATTTCTGCTGTTAAAAACAAGGTGCATCTTTGAAGCAATCAATGAAGAAATGAATCAAATCAAAATCAGCCATCTGACTTATCAGCCACAGTTTCCCACTATCTTTCTGACCTTGACAgtctgtatttattaaaaggtatTCTGTGTTAAAGCTGCAATGTGTAACTTTTGAGAACCTATCTGGTAGAAATATGGTGTAGATTTGAATGCTTTGATCTTCAGCACAAGCAAAATTCTGTATTTTGCAAAATAGTTTTGCctactgtttatttttagcgTATGCCCAGTTGGCTTAAACGAGGAACATTAAGTTAAGGAAAACACCTTGGCAATTAGGTCCTGTGACGGCAGATTTGGGTTCTTTATTGTTGAAAGTTCTCATCTGCAGTTTCAAACTGGCAGGACCTTACATTTGGATTAGTGACTATGTAATTGTACTTCCCTGTCCATGTTGTGCTTCTGCCTTGTATTCTGTGTCCTGGTGGTTGTATGAGTACTGTGAAcatgaccagtataaagcattTGGTAAAAGATATACAGTAATTGGTTTTGGTGGGTTGAATTGGACCAGTGATGTCATGTTTTTGTATTATGCGGGGTGAGTAGGTGTCTTGCTCAGCTCTAAAAAAATCAATGTGGTGGCACAAAAGAGCAAAGAAGTAAAAAAAGGGTCTTGTTGTTTTCCTGCTTTATATAGACAGTGGTGACACTGGTACGGTTTTCTCAGGATTTTTAATGCCTTGGCCTTTCAGTGTTTTTAGTGACATGGCAAATAGCCAAACAAGGCTGCTCCACTTTCATCTGAAGATCTTGAATCAATAGAAAGGTTGTGGTATCAGTCTTAATGTGTACTTGCACTGTCTTACTTGAGAACTCCAGCCAGCAGCAGTAGCTGAAGAACTGTTTTTGAGCAAACCTCCGATTTGTACGGTATTCTGCAGCTTTAACTGTCATCCTGTACTGTATAAGGGATTCTCAGCACATGCTGGTCCACTAAGATTTTAAGTCTTTATGTAATGATTCCACTAGCCATGACATCTATGGTCTGTTTTCTCCTCTGCTTTGTCACACTAAATGAACTTTGCACATTGCACAAAGTTTGTGTTATTCTTTTGAATAAGACATTATATTCATAGCCTCATGTGAGGCTAATATGAACTGTGTGTGATAGCTATGTGAATCACtgacctggtgcaggtgaaaatctTGACTAACCTCAGCTTACATGAGATTTAATGGTGGACGTCTGTATCCAATGCATTTTCCGTAAATTACCTCATTGCCAGGTGTCCAGATTTATTAGTGATATTGCAGAGGAGCACAACTCCAATCCTGGAAGTTCTAAAACCCGCAAAGACTGGAGTTGTGCTCCCCTGCAGTTGTTTGCACATGCTCAGTGAACATCTCCTTTTACCCTTGTACACAAAATCTGCACAAACTGTGTTGTATATACTTTCAGTTCTGTATTGTTTACATCACAGATTCTATtttgcttaaaaaaataaaatgcagtgaaAA encodes:
- the mycla gene encoding protein L-Myc-1a: MECDHHPHYFYDGMDSRIEDFFTSTAPSEDIWKKFELLPTPPVSPSRTFAMGRTVFPLSSERGMWPSDDYLPFKFDPLDVIGNLSSVVIKDCMWSGGFSATRVNPRTETQSERELNVPRTQGPRVADVATTRCVNPAAVLNLPSHQPKKQMTASSGSESRSDSSDADEIDVVTVENRLKKQTRTPITIAVSADPHGPCKKYFHISLHRQQHNYAAPSPDSDMEHEEQGEDLLNKQARLDASLLSAPSSSSSSPASSDSEDSNEHRRNFLERKRRDNLRSRFQLLRNEIPGLSDTAKSSKVAILTRATEYLLQLQVKERRQAQERKKLRAKRQQLLRKISLLKKC